The following proteins come from a genomic window of Dysidea avara chromosome 12, odDysAvar1.4, whole genome shotgun sequence:
- the LOC136240766 gene encoding papilin-like, with translation MDCFKQLLIFSILVSIADMVSGGESWSPCSRTCGVGIMYRTISCQNDGCNDTRKEFQACNVKRCPGDNADFRSEQCKTFGEQLIPFINKTDPCKLLCSSPGQKLVENGLVVDGTSCLSSGVCVDGECVSIGCDGVLGSKKTTNKCGKCCDLCIQLPCKLENCSANGYHTVLPSESRNISIVLDTCDFKAISNSTKSHQCNSSHSDISISGTLFTIANNELTAEGPLQSPVTIEIHCPSYKIQCNYHMSVHDPYEFRIPILYEWARRKNFTPCSQTCGRGIQIQEIYCHVYGSNTRVSDLECLMNSERLSPTIRFCDQPACPSEWMHSDWTQCSKSCGGGNMTRNVSCIQVYRDEVEPIQTPGNCDNETKPESQDECNNHPCHNHWNTGDWSRCSVDCGEGIQRRNVTCRDANGNKIHRDNCSLLAKPHTERSCAGNMCIHKWIKSNWTNCSVSCGEGVQTRHVNCTENGTIVDDIVCLENIPDSKPVEERTCQGPFCNGTWVVESWPKECVTSRCGEAGVRYRNVHCIYNGKTAKEHGYIKCNPTKEPSHTQTCYKTEGCHPEWHTSDWNSCSKTCDGIQTRTLHCKVGNATLPDERCPSNTKPIVVQACSPKCPFTAKCLMEFCHKHSISPCQKECCNQCEQMIPSLPPLARHMLCDRPCCTGTLSWKKKGACTDFM, from the exons ATGGATTGTTTCAAACAGCTTCTAATCTTCAGTATTCTGGTTTCCATTGCTGATATG GTATCTGGTGGTGAATCATGGAGTCCCTGTTCTAGAACTTGTGGTGTAGGAATCATGTACAGGACCATCTCTTGCCA AAATGATGGATGCAATGACACAAGGAAAGAGTTCCAGGCTTGCAATGTGAAG AGGTGCCCAGGTGACAATGCTGACTTCAGGAGTGAGCAATGTAAGACATTTGGAGAGCAGTTAATACCATTCATTAATAAAACTGATCCCTGTAAACTGCTGTGCAGCTCACCAGGCCAGAAGCTTGTAGAGAATGGCTTAGTTGTGGATGGAACATCTTGCCTCTCCAGTGGTGTATGTGTTGATGGAGAATGCGTG TCCATTGGCTGCGATGGTGTTCTTGGATCAAAGAAAACAACCAACAAGTGTGGAAAATGCTGTGATTTGTGTATTCAGCTGCCGTGTAAATTAGAGAACTGTTCTGCCAATG GTTATCACACTGTGCTACCATCTGAATCTAGAAATATAAGCATTGTTTTGGATACATGTGACTTTAAAG CCATCAGCAATTCTACAAAGTCTCACCAGTGTAACAGTAGTCACTCAGACATTTCTATATCAGGGACGTTGTTTACAATTGCTAACAATGAGTTAACTGCTGAAGGCCCACTACAATCACCTGTCACCATTGAG ATTCATTGTCCTAGCTACAAAATACAGTGCAATTATCACATGTCTGTCCATGATCCATATGAGTTCAGAATTCCAATTTTGTATGAATGGGCGCGACGAAAGAATTTCACCCCTTGTTCCCAGACTTGTGGAAGAG GAATTCAAATACAAGAGATATATTGTCATGTATATGGTAGCAACACAAGAGTTTCAGATTTAGAATGTTTGATGAATAGTGAAAGACTTTCTCCTACAATTCGATTTTGTGATCAGCCAGCATGTCCTTCTGA ATGGATGCACTCTGATTGGACACAATGTTCAAAGAGTTGTGGAGGAGGGAACATGACAAGGAATGTTTCATGTATACAAGTGTACCGAGATGAAGTAGAACCAATCCAGACTCCAGGAAATTGTGACAATGAAACAAAGCCGGAATCACAAGATGAATGCAATAACCACCCTTGTCACAACCACTGGAACACAGGAGACTGGAGCAGA TGTTCTGTTGATTGTGGGGAAGGAATTCAAAGAAGAAATGTCACATGTAGGGATGCTAATGGAAACAAGATACACAGAGACAATTGTAGTTTGCTGGCAAAGCCTCATACAGAGAGATCATGTGCTGGAAACATGTGTATTCATAAGTGGATCAAATCTAATTGGACTAAT TGCTCTGTGAGTTGTGGTGAAGGTGTTCAGACCAGACATGTAAACTGTACTGAAAATGGAACAATTGTTGATGATATTGTTTGCCTTGAGAATATTCCAGATTCTAAACCAGTAGAAGAAAGAACTTGCCAGGGACCCTTTTGCAATGGAACGTGGGTTGTTGAAAGCTGGCCAAAAGAA TGTGTAACTTCAAGATGTGGGGAAGCAGGTGTGAGATACAGAAATGTCCATTGTATATATAATGGAAAGACTGCTAAAGAGCATGGCTACATTAAGTGTAATCCAACAAAAGAACCATCACATACACAAACATGCTACAAGACTGAAGGATGCCATCCAGAATGGCACACATCAGACTGGAACTCA TGTAGTAAAACTTGTGATGGTATACAGACAAGAACATTACACTGCAAGGTGGGAAATGCAACACTTCCTGATGAAAGATGCCCATCCAATACTAAACCTATTGTGGTACAAGCATGTAGTCCAAAGTGTCCATTTACTGCAAAATGCTTGATGGAATTTTGTCACAAACATAGTATATCACCATGCCAAAAAGAATGCTGTAATCAGTGTGAACAAATGATACCATCATTGCCACCACTGGCTCGACACATGCTTTGTGACAGACCCTGCTGTACAGGTACCCTATCCTGGAAGAAAAAAGGTGCCTGTACAGACTTCATGTAA
- the LOC136241170 gene encoding uncharacterized protein, whose product MLVELRNDSFAVLSQTITAWVNRSKSGKSSHLLSKETLSTKVFIVGMYNRGENHWILIAINMEEKKFYYIDPLGPSRAIRGAYTGLKRFFAMRYNCVGQDNVSLDKFELIQLKKGVQKPGDSFNCGVLSLKIAEQLLNFNRIDEDAILQMNMKKARIDIGTALLTNSIDMTERCIMCGRSEESFQHEDYTDRWIQCGNCNAWVHVICSGVTVDDPSAPSYEFNCIDCVKQCKDFTH is encoded by the exons ATGCTAGTTGAATTGAGGAATGACAGTTTTGCTGTCTTGTCACAAACCATCACTGCCTGGGTTAATCGCTCAAAATCTGGGAAATCATCGCACCTTTTAAGCAAG GAGACGCTAAGCACCAAAGTGTTTATTGTTGGAATGTACAATCGTGGAGAAAACCACTGGATATTGATT GCAATCAACATGGAAGAAAAAAAGTTTTACTACATCGATCCTCTTGGACCATCGCGAGCCATACGTGGAGCATACACAGGTTTGAA AAGGTTCTTTGCTATGAGATATAACTGCGTTGGTCAAGACAACGTCTCATTGGACAAGTTTGAGCTCATTCAGCTCAAGAAAGGTGTGCAAAAGCCAGGAGACAGCTTCAACTGTGGTGTTTTGAGTTTAAAG ATTGCTGAACAATTGTTAAATTTTAACCGTATCGACGAAGACGCcattttgcaaatgaatatgAAGAAAGCCAGAATAGATATAGGCACAGCACTCCTCACCAATTCAA TTGACATGACTGAGCGCTGCATCATGTGTGGACGATCTGAAGAAAGTTTTCAGCATGAAGATTATACTGATCGCTGG ATCCAGTGTGGTAACTGTAATGCGTGGGTGCATGTAATCTGCTCAGGAGTAACTGTGGATGACCCTTCAGCACCCTCTTATGAATTTAACTGTATTGATTGTGTCAAACAATGTAAAGACTTTACACATTAG